The Primulina tabacum isolate GXHZ01 chromosome 1, ASM2559414v2, whole genome shotgun sequence genome contains the following window.
ACTTGCATACCAGGAACAAGAGGGCGGAGATTCACGAAAGCATATGAAAGCTGAGTTGAGTAGAACACTTCCTTTGGGTCGATTTTGTATGGGCCAAACATGTAACTCTCAGAATCCATCTGGGCATCAAAATTGCCAAGAGAAAGATCAACAAGACAACAATCACACACAATCATTCCAGTACTCGGGGAAAACAAAGGTCAAAGCTCAACACTTACCTCAGTAAGCGGTTGCATGAAGGAAGAGGAAGCTCTGGTGAGATTAGAGGGAACCCTGGTGAGAGTAGCAGCGGTAGAACGAAGAAGAAACGTCGTGGGTGTGGAGGGGTGCCGTAAATGCAGAAATGGTACGACGAATTTAAGGGAAGAGAACAAAGGCAATGGCTTTAACATCAGCGTTGGAGGCCCCACGGCGACGCCGCTGTTGCAGTCTCTGAACTAGCGAGGTAAAGTCGTggctttgggaataattaactTCTTTGTGATATATGATTCttcgtaaaatttaaaatttaactcATATACAAAAATtgacaaaatataaaaaaaaaaaagcaaaaaaacaaaaacttttaaaatttgttaaatcggtgaattttaataattttccaaattaaattatttaaaggtttAAACCAAAAGACTTGcatttaaaagatgaaaaacaaaaatttatatgagacggtctcatcgGTCCTATtttttgagacggtctcacgggtcgtattttataagacagatcttttatttgggtcatcaatgaaaaatattactttttatgctaagagtattaatttttattgtgaatatcggtagggttcccgtctcacagataaagattcgtgagaccgtctcgcaAGAAACCTACTTAAATGAAATGACATGATTCTGAAAATTCTAATAGCAATTGAAATATTCAATTCGCTTTCATTGGATTGATTTTCTCGAGTCTcgttttttaaaacaaatcatcaattgaatcaaattaaaattttaaattagtatatgTGATATCCCAATCATAGAAAAACAAAAGTTTTATGAAATAAGTAAAACAAAATTAAACAAACATAGCGCGTCATAGCGATTTTGTTTTAATGGATTacccaaataaaaaatctgTTTCACACAATACGATTCGTGAGATGTCTCGTGCAAAGTTTTTGCATATTTGTTAATATACTAATTTCATATAATTTTTCAACGCTAAGATTTTAGGTTCAGAAAAGAATattaatgaaataaaaggaGCGAAAGGATATTATCCAGTTACTGACGGAGGAGCGGCCACTTAATTTGCAGATCTCTACGAAACGAAACTCGCAAAGCGTGAGCGGGGAAGAAGAGACAAAAATGGCGTCTTGTACGTGGAATCTCTGTTCTATTCGGGCTGCACTCCCTTCTGTTCATGCCTCTTCTTCGGGCCCTTCCGTTTGCTTTCCAAACGGGCCCACCCCATCTCGCCTCGGGCTATCCAAGCCCAGACCCGCCCCGAGACCTCTCAACTCTTTTGTGGGTCTCACCCTTTTGCACCCCCTCCTCTCTTCCCAAGGTACCGCATTTACATTCTTTTGTAGTTTTGAGTTTGaatgttgattttttttatgctaGAGTTAATGTTATCAGGTACTTCGAGATTATTCCCGGATTGTTATTTGTACCTGGATAGAAGATGATGTGGGTTTTTATGCTTTTTCATGTTTGTTTTTGCCGCTACCTTTTACTTCGTGCCTTTTAATTGAACTAGTGATTTTTTTAATCTATTTGTTCTTTCTCATTGAAATTCTTTGTTCAGTATTCGCAATTCTTGATGTTCAGTTGTTTTAAGACATGGGATTGGATGAATAAGTTTACCGATGACTGTCAGTTTTAGTTTTTTATATGTATTCATATAAACGACGACACAGAATTGGCAAAGTTGTGTTGAAAAATGCTATTGATTCAAGTGTATATTGTGCAACAAAGTGAATGAAAACTCCTTCCCCCCTTTTTTTAGTTGATCAGTTTAGAACTCAAAAACATAGAAAATGTGGAATTTTATGGGATTGAAGTTGAGATTTTATTAAGAAATGAGTGACTGATTAGGAATATTTTATcagtatatataatatattgttCGCAACTCGCAAGGTAGTTTGGGTCAATGATACTATGACTGGTTCTTTTTCATAATCTGTCcatattttatttcataaattggGATATCATATTTAGCAGCACCACTTGTGAAAAAACGTTAATAAATGCTTGTCTCCATGTGCTTGTTAGCGTGTTACTGTGATTGTTAAGTGTGATATCAATCGTTCTGGGATTTAGCTTTTGGGCATGGCCATGCAATCTGCTACTTTTGTTGGTAGTTCTTTGATTTGGTAAGTGATGGATTATATACTACAATTTGTGCCAATTAACTTCGTGTCAATATGCTGTGAGAGTCTTCTGATTCAAGTTGTTTGAAGAAGGCTGATTATTTGAGCTCTTTCATCATTTCTTCTTGTTCTGTATCTATGTTATGGTGAAAGTGGTTCAGGAAGTATTTAGTTGAGTTTTTTTAGTTATTGGGACTATTGAAAAATAGATACCGTGTTGAGATAGACTTAAATTTGCAGCATTTTTCATGAGCTAGCGACTGTGTTATCCTTCACGTTTCACAGTTTCAGCATCAAGTCTCCTTCCTTTTTTAATGGATTTTAATGGAACAGGGCATATGTTTGATGCATCTTAGTAATTGAAGAAGAATAAGGCTTTTGTTAATTACGGATCTTTCACAAGAGTGAGAATAAATCATGaaagtttgaattttttttcatattctATGAGATTGGTGAATTCTGAAAGTTTTGCTATAACTTCCTTTTAATTAAGATTAAAATTCTGTATACCCAACTGCATAAGCGGTGTTCTGTTAAGCTATTTTttgtaataatttatatattgcaATCCTCAAATTTCTCTTGTAATTTAAGTTTTGTTTTAGGTTGTAACAATAGAgtggaaaaatataatttgtcaAATCTAAATCATCTTTCTTGATTGCCCAAATTCTACAATGTCAAATGATTGTCTAAAATTGTACCTTGAgataacctttttttttttaaatgttgccCAAATTCTACAATGACATTTTTTTTCTCCACGTTCTAATTCATTTAATGAGTTGTACTTCTGCAGATTCTACAAATTTTGACCATTCATTCACCGTGATTGACAATGGTGGACGAGTTTCCGCCATGAGACACGGGAGGAGGGTGCCAAAACTTAACCGCCCCCCTGATCAACGTCGTGCTCTTTTACGAGGTTTGACAACTCAACTTCTGAAACATGGCCGTATTAAAACAACAAGAGCCAGGGCCAGTGCAGTGAGAAAATATGTCGACAAAATGATCACTCTTGCAAAGGATGGTTCTCTACACAAGAGAAGGCaagcccttggcttcatctacGAAAAACAAATTGTCCATGCCTTGTTTGCGGAGGTCCCAGAGAGATACAGTGAAAGACAGGGAGGCTATACAAGGATAATCCGAACTCTACCCAGACGAGGGGACAATGCACCCATGGCCTATATTGAGCTTGTCTGATTGATTCGAGGACCCTCGTCTGTTTTAacaattcttgaaaattttgtaACAAATTATTCTACTCTGTTTATATGTGAAAGATACACTTAATTGTTCTTTCCTTGGCTTTGAATTTAAAGTGAATATGAATTTATTCTCATATTTGTTAGCTATGTATAaacttatattaaaaaattatatatttaatgttaaaaatattattattgtatTGATATCTAGAAAATATAAAactatttataattatatttaaaacacACCGGCCGG
Protein-coding sequences here:
- the LOC142549887 gene encoding large ribosomal subunit protein bL17c produces the protein MASCTWNLCSIRAALPSVHASSSGPSVCFPNGPTPSRLGLSKPRPAPRPLNSFVGLTLLHPLLSSQDSTNFDHSFTVIDNGGRVSAMRHGRRVPKLNRPPDQRRALLRGLTTQLLKHGRIKTTRARASAVRKYVDKMITLAKDGSLHKRRQALGFIYEKQIVHALFAEVPERYSERQGGYTRIIRTLPRRGDNAPMAYIELV